The window AATTTCTTCGTCATTATGGCATCTTCAATAAACTCACCGTGTCCCGAATACACCTTGTTGTCACCTCTGAGTCTTCAGTCAGATATATTAGCTGCAATGGACGACACCGAAGATATAAGCATAGAGGGATTTCATCATTTTTCAATGTTTGATCTGCTGGCTCCCTCCAACACTGAAACCTCGGCACCATTGATTAGGCGTGAAAttgataatgatataaataaagtGTTAGAGCAACACCAGCTGAAACCGATAAGTCCTAACGTTCCACAGAAGCCCGACCCCTTCTCTCCTATTTGTAAAATCCCACTTCCAAATCCTTACTCAAATTACGAATATTGGCTGGAACCATCTTTCATATGTCGAAGAAACGAAAGAGAGCGACTGCGTGTTCGAAGTGTCAATGACGGTTTTGAACGTCTCAGAAACCATTTGCCACTGCGTGATCGCAGATTAAGTAAAGTTGAAACGTTACGCATGGCGATTAATTATATTAGAGACCTAGAAAACAAGTTGAAAGAAACAGGAGAAAACCACAACCCTGAAGTGGACGGATCTTCACAGAAAATTGCTTAAAAATGGTGAATTCGGAATATTTGCTCACCCTTCACGAACGAACTATACACTTTAGATGGAACAGCACAATGTGTTCATAAATTTAACCAAATAAGCATAAAATGTATGCTGTAGAAcaattaaaatggtaaatgtatCTTCAGTTATGACACCAATACTAACTTGCATTCACTATAACTAAAAGTGTATGAAAATATAACTAAGGCAacattgttaagaagaacaagatttgattgtttggtttgaatttcgcgcaaagatacgcgagggctatctgcgctatccgttctaaattttgcaatgtaagacttaaggaaggcagttagtcatcgccatccaccgccaactcttgggctactcttttactaacgaatagtgggattgaccgtgacattataatgcccccatggctgaaaggatgagcatgtttggtgtgacggaaattcgaacctgcgaccctcagattacgcgtctagtgccttaaccacctggccatgccggacctaacaAGATTTTAACAGAGGTGATGTTTTTTTAATAGTCCCACAATTGTTGGATAAAATAAGGACAGGCTTGGTTTCCTCCAAAGTGATGATGGAAACACAATGCCAGGTTTATGTTAAGAGTATATCAAATGTGTTGTTTTGTCACTACTGGGGTGGATACTATTGTCTACTGGTGTGAAACAGTAAGACGCACGTGAATATGGTTGTGAATCTTTAAGTCCCAATTATAATATCCAAGGGTGTCCGTATGGGGTAGAGGCAATCGCCCCCCACtggaaaatgagaaacataattttTCCTTTATTGATTCAGTAtatgtatatgattttttttattcatttcccaATTTCATACTACTTTGCCCACCTGAAACATTTCCGTGGACCTCCATGATGATGTTATTTAAAAGCTCGCAATTCTTTCTAAAAACAACTGGACAGGTCCTAGCCTAACCATGTGTATTACTTGGTTGCTGGATTTCTCGCGAAGCTCctcgagggttacctgcgctagcattccctaattttaaagcgacatactagaaggaaggcaactagtcaactcaaccaacagccaactcttggattactctttccTAAAAAAATATGGGATTGACCAGCACCTTATAACGCCTACccggctaaaagggcgatcatgtttggttaaggtgttcgataaTGTTATCCAAAGATGTTTTAAATCGAATGCTCTAACCACAcgtaaaatgttaaaacagtcGACAGTCCCGAGTCAAACTGTGATTGCTAGTTAAGAGACACATCATTTATCGCGGGTCAtcgttcgcgggttcgaatcccagtcgcatcaaacatgcccaccctttcagccgtaagggcattataatgttacgatcaatcccactattcgttggtaaaaaaagtagctcaagagttggcggtgggtggcgatgactagctgccttccctctagtcttacactactaaattagggacgggtagcacagatagccctcgagtagctttgcgcgaaattcaaaaacacaaaacaaacaaacaatttatcattGAAGTTGATCAGGCTTCGCCATATTTTATATctagatattaaaattataattaattcattagaTTGTGACAGTAGTCAGTTATCTCGTTACTAACATTTAATAGTTcaattatcaacattttaaagaaaaacacatgCATTTGTGTAGTATATATTATGGTTGTAATATTTTGAACTTTACTAAACTGTTTGTGGCATTTTTAGTTAAGCCTCTTTTATGCACTCGTTGGTCGAGATCATATTCGGCTCTTAGAAATGATAAGATGGTCCCTCTATTCATGTACAGAGTGCTTTATCCTATTCATTCagttttgtaacatatttatttcaggccaggtggattaaggcgttcgactcgtaatctgagggtcgcgggttcgaatcccactcgcaccaaacatgctctccctttcagccgtgggagcgttataatgttacggtcaatcccacttttcgttggtaaaagagtagcccaagagttggtggtgggtggtgatgactagctgccttccctctagtcttacactgctaaattaggcacggctagcgcagacagccctcgtgtagctttgcgcgaaattcaaaaacaaacaaactattcatttCATGTTGTACTCGTATAATCTTATAAATCCGAGACTTTTACAGCGTATgcataaaaattatatgaaatatgcatgttttgttgttgctgttgttaaaTCTGGATCCGAGTATATTTTACAACTGTTATGTAAAAAACATATTCGGCAAAATAAATCCATTTGGGAGGAAACCTTCATACAaaattgtttgttcgtttctCTTTTAGCTCAAAGCTGTATAgatgggctatctgcgcaatGTTCACAGCGTAGATCAAACTCCAAATAGTtagtgtttattaataattatacacatGGAAACATTTACTTTAAGGACAGTGGTGTCATTGTTATCTTAggttaaaacaaatttctttgtgtgtgagttgaaaagtactttttttttagatttttgtttacTTCTAATGACAAAATGTAGGGaaagactgtgtttctaatgcTGCCTCACTGAAAACCGTACCTATTGTTGTTAGGTGGAGTGGTTTACATTAAACAAATAGCTACAGATGTGGAATTTGTATGTGTATTCACCATGTTACAGACACAAAAAGTTAACCACAATTACATAATAGAAACAGTTCTATTGGTTTGAAAGCTGTACTCAAGTTGTTGTGAAACAcagaagtatttttataaaaggaaatattcaacaaaaatgaTGAAATAGTTAATGTGTAAAAACCAAGCGTTTATTTCAATCCTAATCTG of the Tachypleus tridentatus isolate NWPU-2018 chromosome 13, ASM421037v1, whole genome shotgun sequence genome contains:
- the LOC143239175 gene encoding uncharacterized protein LOC143239175, yielding MASSINSPCPEYTLLSPLSLQSDILAAMDDTEDISIEGFHHFSMFDLLAPSNTETSAPLIRREIDNDINKVLEQHQLKPISPNVPQKPDPFSPICKIPLPNPYSNYEYWLEPSFICRRNERERLRVRSVNDGFERLRNHLPLRDRRLSKVETLRMAINYIRDLENKLKETGENHNPEVDGSSQKIA